The following proteins come from a genomic window of Rhodococcus qingshengii JCM 15477:
- a CDS encoding GAF domain-containing protein, which produces MATKWLLIESIGGATPSIIGLGSTPRKFTPLDKFFKSKDSLDEVYSVIAEVMASPDRVDRVTADGRRRVVVEPLVTFSGRLHGMYLWTGGPDEVVPDRDPAGAWLFNLTASKASGSNDLLDLYGVPEDERHTEKAMAGAFTRLVTNRDEGEALSKIIHSAPGTIHQAVWTVRRDDDELRAAHFSCRMLEEIDPATSRSEVILRGITQDIGPAIDVAAAPPPVVLEYRVLEAATEEGEYRAIVNLKTLQLIRWVGDPMPDLAWESVDDQVKPGMHPEDLPVALEMSAGLARGKTQGTVRFRQLDGKWKACDVRATLMMLDQHTTAGLVMVRAAADS; this is translated from the coding sequence GTGGCAACAAAGTGGTTGTTGATTGAGTCGATCGGTGGCGCTACACCGTCGATCATCGGTCTGGGGAGCACTCCTCGAAAGTTCACACCGTTGGACAAATTCTTCAAAAGCAAAGATTCCCTCGACGAGGTTTACAGCGTGATTGCCGAGGTCATGGCGTCGCCTGACCGCGTAGACAGGGTAACTGCTGATGGCCGCCGGCGTGTCGTTGTGGAGCCTTTGGTGACGTTCTCAGGACGTCTGCATGGCATGTACCTATGGACTGGCGGACCAGACGAAGTCGTTCCCGACAGGGACCCGGCCGGAGCTTGGTTGTTCAACCTGACGGCGAGCAAAGCCAGCGGAAGCAACGATCTGCTCGACTTGTACGGCGTTCCGGAGGATGAGCGACATACCGAGAAAGCAATGGCCGGCGCCTTCACCCGTCTCGTGACCAATCGCGATGAGGGCGAGGCTTTGTCGAAGATCATCCACTCGGCTCCCGGAACCATTCACCAAGCGGTGTGGACAGTGAGGCGAGATGACGACGAGCTGCGTGCCGCCCACTTTTCGTGCCGAATGCTTGAAGAAATCGATCCTGCGACCAGCAGGTCAGAGGTCATTTTGCGAGGAATAACGCAAGACATCGGCCCCGCGATCGACGTTGCGGCGGCTCCGCCCCCTGTGGTTCTTGAATACCGGGTCCTCGAGGCTGCGACGGAGGAGGGGGAGTACCGAGCGATCGTCAATCTCAAGACGCTGCAACTCATTCGATGGGTAGGCGATCCGATGCCAGACTTGGCGTGGGAATCAGTGGATGACCAGGTTAAACCTGGTATGCATCCCGAGGACTTGCCTGTGGCGCTAGAGATGTCTGCGGGTTTGGCGCGGGGCAAAACGCAAGGCACCGTCCGGTTCAGACAGCTCGACGGGAAGTGGAAAGCCTGTGATGTGCGAGCGACATTGATGATGCTCGACCAGCACACCACCGCCGGCCTGGTCATGGTCCGCGCTGCTGCGGATTCGTAG
- a CDS encoding helix-turn-helix transcriptional regulator — protein sequence MTHGDGSRELGVGVSRSAVRGFSAARLRRYRLARKANIADLADAAGVSEQTVSAWETGRAAPTPELLAKVAAELRLTVADLVPIPNDQLGLSDLRAQAGMTQGRAAEALGISATLLGRIEKGRKEYDEARAAQLAELYKVTPELVAEVWQRDRDSRQARATRFRDS from the coding sequence ATGACTCACGGGGATGGTTCTCGAGAGCTTGGAGTAGGCGTGTCGCGGAGTGCTGTTCGAGGCTTTAGTGCTGCCAGGTTGCGGCGCTATCGACTGGCGCGCAAGGCGAATATTGCAGACCTGGCTGACGCCGCTGGTGTCTCCGAGCAGACCGTCTCTGCATGGGAAACGGGTCGTGCGGCACCAACACCCGAGCTGCTAGCCAAGGTTGCGGCCGAATTGCGGCTTACCGTTGCAGACCTTGTGCCGATTCCGAATGACCAGCTTGGCCTCAGTGATCTGCGCGCCCAAGCTGGCATGACTCAAGGGCGAGCTGCCGAAGCTCTCGGAATTTCGGCGACGCTTCTCGGACGAATCGAAAAAGGGCGCAAAGAGTACGACGAGGCTAGGGCTGCGCAGCTTGCGGAGCTGTATAAGGTCACGCCCGAGCTGGTCGCTGAGGTCTGGCAGCGCGATCGTGACAGCCGTCAAGCGCGTGCGACACGCTTCCGCGATTCTTAA